The Sphaerospermopsis torques-reginae ITEP-024 genome has a window encoding:
- a CDS encoding phosphoglucomutase/phosphomannomutase family protein yields MSNPNNSGKIKFGTDGWRGIIADDFTFPNVRKVTRAIASYLETAYSKDRPVLIAYDTRFLADEFARTSAAVLADLGWNVKITDRDCPTPVIAYNAKHLNSAGALMFTASHNPAPYCGIKYIPDYAGPATPEITDTIVANIETASDELPGSNPSGTISTFDPKPDYLHFIYTLLDVEKIKGANLKVKYDALYSTSRGYLDEVLQHCGTQLESFHTWRDVLFGGGMPEPKGEQLVELVEAVKADKADLGLATDGDSDRFGIVDELGNVLTPNTVLLVLARHLIKNKGKTGAIVRTVATTHLLDNFAAKNGLQIYETAVGFKYIGEKMRETAVLIGGEESGGLSIIGHIPEKDGVLADMLVAEAIAYEGKPLSVLVQEAIAEADGPLYNNRLDLHLTESHKNAVIDAYTKNPPSEVAGIKVKEVGRKDGIKLYLEEGSWVLLRPSGTEPLVRVYMETNSPDKLGQIAATMEAEIAKLG; encoded by the coding sequence ATGAGTAACCCTAACAATTCTGGTAAAATAAAATTCGGTACTGATGGCTGGCGTGGCATTATTGCCGATGATTTTACTTTTCCTAATGTACGGAAAGTAACTAGGGCGATCGCTAGTTATCTGGAAACTGCCTATAGTAAAGACAGACCAGTTTTAATTGCCTACGATACAAGATTTTTGGCTGATGAGTTTGCACGGACATCTGCTGCGGTTTTGGCAGATTTAGGGTGGAATGTGAAAATTACGGATCGGGATTGCCCGACACCTGTGATTGCCTACAATGCGAAACACCTTAATTCCGCAGGGGCTTTGATGTTTACTGCTAGTCATAATCCTGCACCTTATTGTGGGATTAAATATATACCAGACTATGCTGGTCCTGCCACTCCAGAAATTACTGATACTATTGTGGCCAATATAGAAACGGCATCGGATGAGTTACCAGGAAGTAACCCATCGGGGACGATTTCTACTTTTGATCCGAAACCTGATTATTTGCATTTTATCTACACATTGCTGGATGTGGAAAAAATTAAGGGTGCAAATTTAAAAGTTAAGTACGATGCTCTCTATTCTACATCTCGTGGCTATTTAGATGAGGTGCTGCAACATTGCGGTACTCAGTTGGAAAGTTTCCACACTTGGAGAGATGTACTTTTTGGCGGTGGGATGCCAGAACCCAAGGGTGAACAGTTGGTTGAGTTGGTGGAAGCTGTAAAAGCTGATAAAGCTGACTTGGGTTTAGCAACGGATGGAGATAGCGATCGCTTTGGGATCGTGGATGAACTGGGAAATGTTCTGACTCCCAACACGGTGCTGTTGGTTTTAGCAAGACATTTAATCAAAAATAAGGGTAAAACAGGCGCAATTGTGAGAACGGTTGCGACTACTCATTTGTTAGATAATTTTGCGGCTAAAAATGGACTGCAAATTTATGAAACTGCGGTTGGTTTTAAATACATTGGTGAGAAAATGCGGGAAACCGCTGTTTTGATTGGTGGGGAAGAATCAGGTGGTTTGAGTATTATTGGCCATATTCCTGAAAAGGATGGGGTTTTGGCTGATATGCTGGTGGCTGAGGCGATCGCCTATGAGGGTAAACCTTTAAGTGTGTTAGTTCAGGAAGCTATTGCTGAAGCTGATGGTCCTTTGTATAACAACCGCTTGGATTTACACCTGACCGAATCTCACAAAAACGCTGTGATTGATGCCTATACCAAAAATCCCCCTTCTGAAGTAGCGGGAATTAAAGTCAAGGAAGTGGGCAGAAAGGATGGGATCAAACTGTATTTAGAAGAAGGTAGCTGGGTGTTATTGCGGCCTTCGGGTACAGAACCTTTGGTGAGAGTGTACATGGAAACTAACTCACCGGATAAACTGGGTCAAATTGCAGCAACAATGGAAGCGGAAATTGCTAAGTTAGGATAA
- a CDS encoding DUF1049 domain-containing protein produces MKMFVNLFISIVIAGWVLAIALISVQNATPVSLRFLVFQSIQVPFGLMLAFWVAVGLVGGVVLQSLWGLGESKSRVDDEAEFFIDDEDF; encoded by the coding sequence ATGAAAATGTTTGTGAATTTATTTATATCTATAGTTATAGCTGGTTGGGTGTTGGCGATCGCTCTCATTTCTGTGCAGAATGCTACTCCTGTATCTTTAAGGTTTTTGGTTTTTCAATCTATACAAGTTCCTTTTGGTTTGATGTTGGCTTTTTGGGTGGCTGTGGGTTTGGTTGGTGGGGTGGTTTTGCAGTCTCTTTGGGGTTTGGGTGAGTCGAAATCTAGGGTTGATGATGAGGCGGAATTTTTTATTGATGATGAGGATTTTTAG
- a CDS encoding transglutaminase-like domain-containing protein: MSLTLPSLNVSQMFGQKTIRPFTAATLYGIAFIKDKLIAIDSIKGHLLEIDPISDNSKILNPHQVKEFTDVTGLAVWENTLWVSRGNSVYLCKLGSWGLEHFVTLPYAADGVAVWESTVYVSCQRLGYILIFDKDTRKEITRFYAPGVGRENLAVSEETLWVCDRTEQTVYSMDRATGEVRFSVLTPFASPTGIAINSQEQTTGKDLLYVAYSTEEPYIRDNPNADPNHELTYRDITFIHPLYYHYNLDKRYALSNGYLVEMSYVEEISPLEEVYLPNVEWRIALPSETERQKVKQVEPIGLPFTEEIIEGQRVAVFNFDTLVPGERHIFGWKALLEVRGIKYRITPKDVEDLPELTPELQTRYLVDDDDLAMDTTIVRRAARDAVGSETNMLRKMYNIRNYVYDELSYGIKPHIDTPDIVLERGVGSCGEYVGVLLALCRLNGIPCRTVGRYKCPPYPELQGVPLQPDFNHVWLEFYIPGFGWLPMESNPDDIGDYGPYPTRFFMGLCWYHIEIGKGVSFETLTSNGERLTKEEISIGNLAINHIRFTILKELPPI, from the coding sequence ATGAGTTTGACACTCCCTAGTTTGAATGTTAGCCAGATGTTTGGGCAAAAAACTATTCGACCGTTTACTGCTGCTACCCTCTATGGTATTGCTTTCATTAAAGATAAACTCATTGCTATTGACTCTATCAAGGGACATCTGCTAGAGATTGACCCTATCTCTGATAACAGTAAAATTCTTAATCCCCACCAAGTTAAGGAATTTACAGATGTTACTGGTTTAGCTGTGTGGGAAAATACACTCTGGGTCAGCCGTGGTAATAGCGTTTATTTGTGTAAGTTGGGTTCTTGGGGTTTGGAGCATTTTGTTACTTTACCTTATGCGGCTGATGGTGTTGCGGTTTGGGAATCTACTGTCTATGTTAGCTGCCAAAGACTAGGTTATATTCTGATTTTTGACAAAGATACACGCAAAGAAATTACTAGATTTTATGCCCCTGGGGTGGGGAGAGAAAATTTGGCAGTCAGCGAAGAAACTCTCTGGGTTTGCGATCGCACAGAACAAACAGTTTACTCTATGGACCGGGCAACTGGAGAAGTTCGTTTTAGTGTCCTCACTCCTTTTGCTTCTCCTACAGGTATTGCTATCAACAGTCAGGAGCAAACCACAGGTAAGGATCTGCTCTATGTTGCTTACTCTACAGAAGAGCCTTATATTCGTGATAATCCCAATGCTGATCCTAATCATGAGCTAACTTATCGGGATATCACTTTTATTCATCCCTTGTATTATCACTACAACCTAGATAAACGCTACGCCTTATCTAATGGTTATTTGGTGGAAATGTCTTATGTGGAAGAAATTTCACCTTTAGAAGAAGTTTATTTACCCAATGTTGAATGGCGTATTGCTCTACCATCAGAAACAGAACGCCAAAAGGTGAAACAAGTTGAACCTATCGGTTTACCCTTCACAGAAGAAATTATTGAAGGACAACGGGTAGCTGTATTTAATTTTGATACTCTCGTTCCCGGTGAACGTCATATATTTGGCTGGAAGGCACTTTTAGAAGTTCGCGGTATTAAGTATCGCATTACACCCAAAGATGTAGAAGACCTCCCTGAACTCACACCAGAATTACAAACTCGCTATTTGGTGGATGATGATGATTTAGCAATGGATACAACCATTGTCCGCCGTGCTGCTCGTGATGCTGTTGGTTCGGAAACCAATATGTTACGAAAAATGTACAATATCCGCAACTATGTCTATGATGAGTTATCCTATGGTATTAAACCCCACATAGATACACCAGACATAGTTTTAGAACGGGGCGTTGGTTCTTGTGGGGAATATGTAGGCGTATTGCTGGCTTTGTGTCGTTTAAATGGTATTCCTTGTCGCACTGTCGGCAGGTATAAATGTCCTCCATATCCTGAACTACAGGGAGTCCCTCTGCAACCTGACTTTAATCATGTTTGGCTAGAGTTTTACATCCCTGGTTTTGGTTGGCTACCAATGGAATCTAATCCCGATGATATAGGTGATTATGGTCCATATCCTACACGCTTTTTTATGGGATTATGCTGGTATCATATCGAAATTGGTAAAGGTGTTTCCTTTGAAACTCTTACCAGTAATGGTGAAAGGCTAACCAAAGAAGAAATATCCATTGGCAATTTGGCGATTAACCATATTCGGTTTACAATTCTTAAAGAATTACCACCGATTTAA
- a CDS encoding DUF29 domain-containing protein, producing MTVTYQTDFNMWLEETAKLLLENRWQEIDKEHLIEEISDLGKSEKRSISSQLIRLLLHLLKWQYQPQRRSDSWLDSITDARTQIELTIKDSPSLKNYPQEQLTESYEQARRQAAKQTGLIISTFPEECLYELELVLDEDWLPE from the coding sequence ATGACTGTAACTTATCAGACAGATTTCAATATGTGGCTAGAAGAAACCGCAAAACTATTACTAGAAAATCGCTGGCAAGAAATAGACAAAGAACATTTAATTGAGGAGATTTCCGACTTGGGTAAAAGTGAAAAAAGATCCATTTCTAGTCAATTAATTCGCCTACTTTTACACCTACTTAAATGGCAATATCAACCCCAACGACGTTCCGATAGTTGGTTAGATTCTATCACAGATGCACGCACTCAAATTGAATTAACTATAAAAGATAGTCCCAGTCTTAAAAATTATCCTCAAGAACAATTAACAGAAAGCTATGAACAAGCACGTCGTCAAGCAGCCAAACAAACAGGATTGATAATTTCCACATTTCCCGAAGAATGTCTTTATGAATTAGAGTTAGTTCTAGATGAAGACTGGCTACCAGAATAG
- a CDS encoding type II toxin-antitoxin system RelE family toxin translates to MKSATLPSFWNEYQSLDKQVRQNARKAYRLWKENPFHPSLRFKCINNQENIWSVRITRNYRAIGVLDGDTITWFWIGSHDDYENFFS, encoded by the coding sequence ATGAAGTCTGCAACCCTTCCTTCTTTTTGGAATGAATATCAGTCTCTTGACAAGCAAGTTAGACAAAATGCAAGGAAAGCTTACCGCTTATGGAAAGAAAATCCTTTTCATCCGTCTTTGCGTTTCAAATGTATCAATAACCAAGAAAATATTTGGTCTGTGAGGATAACTCGTAATTATCGAGCGATTGGGGTTTTGGATGGTGATACAATCACATGGTTTTGGATTGGTAGTCATGACGATTATGAAAATTTCTTTTCATAG
- a CDS encoding PD-(D/E)XK nuclease family protein, with translation MSIPARPFVSYHLWSLVSPKRGQEHWHCQMRRGFIKARQHEPEVKALLSQATPPQRIGILAQKGIYEFHHHLHWLTQSDGVEKVAQLLKLSNFTFQVKQRVLHILQKYQKSPLLLNKRILQLTPGDEGFPKPIFIEKANYCFRLYAAMDCVFIESDSTLHILDFKTGKSDFDQRQALVYLLAARYLYPGKTAVASFYNLEIGKESDVITINNHELASLEFELANVANKHQLDLQNYAARSNNFSKIFPPNPGYHCRFCPFNSICEFSQFNPEKSHSTPIIRNS, from the coding sequence ATGTCAATCCCTGCTAGACCCTTTGTAAGTTACCACCTTTGGTCCCTAGTTTCCCCCAAAAGAGGCCAAGAACATTGGCATTGTCAAATGAGAAGGGGATTCATTAAAGCACGACAACATGAACCAGAGGTAAAAGCTTTATTATCCCAAGCTACACCACCACAGCGGATTGGTATCCTTGCCCAAAAGGGTATCTATGAATTTCATCATCATCTCCATTGGTTAACTCAATCGGATGGTGTGGAAAAAGTAGCCCAGTTGTTAAAATTAAGCAATTTTACTTTTCAAGTCAAGCAACGGGTACTGCACATTTTACAAAAATATCAAAAATCGCCTTTGCTGTTAAATAAACGCATTCTGCAATTAACTCCTGGTGATGAAGGTTTTCCTAAACCAATTTTCATTGAAAAAGCCAATTATTGTTTTCGATTATATGCTGCTATGGACTGTGTTTTTATTGAGTCTGATAGCACTTTACATATTTTAGATTTTAAAACTGGTAAGTCAGATTTTGATCAAAGACAAGCTTTAGTTTATTTATTAGCAGCACGTTATCTTTATCCTGGTAAAACTGCCGTAGCATCATTTTATAATTTGGAAATTGGTAAAGAATCTGATGTGATTACTATTAATAATCATGAGTTAGCATCTTTGGAATTTGAGTTGGCTAATGTAGCGAATAAACACCAACTTGATTTACAAAACTATGCAGCTAGAAGCAATAACTTTAGTAAAATCTTTCCACCTAACCCTGGTTATCATTGTAGATTTTGTCCGTTTAACTCAATCTGTGAATTTTCTCAATTTAACCCGGAAAAATCACATTCAACGCCAATAATTCGTAATTCGTAA
- the ndhD1 gene encoding photosynthetic/respiratory NAD(P)H-quinone oxidoreductase subunit D1: protein MNITNFPWLTTIILLPIAASLLIPIIPDKDGKTIRWYALIVGLIDFALIVAAFYLGYDFSNPDLQLVESYSWIPQIDLKWSVGADGLSMPLIILTGFITTLAALAAWPVTFKPRLFYFLLLAMYGGQIAVFAVQDMLLFFLVWELELIPVYLLLAIWGGKKRHYAATKFILYTAGGSLFILLGSLTMAFYGDNVTFDMQSLALKDYALNLQLLLYAGFLIAYAVKLPIIPLHTWLPDAHGEATAPVHMLLAGILLKMGGYALIRMNAQMLPDAHAYFAPVLVILGVVNIIYAALTSFAQRNLKRKIAYSSISHMGFVTIGIASFTDLGLSGAVLQMVSHGLIGASLFFLVGATYDRTHTLMLDEMGGVGKRMKKIFAMFTTCSMASLALPGMSGFVAELMVFVGFATSDAYNPTFKVIVIFLMAIGVILTPIYLLSMLREIFYGQENEELVSHQALIDAEPREVFIIACLLIPIIGIGFYPKLLTQMYDSTTVQLTERLRDSVPTLAAKKAVEQVSLSAPVIGE from the coding sequence ATGAATATAACTAATTTCCCGTGGTTGACGACGATTATTCTTTTACCAATAGCCGCGTCACTACTTATCCCTATCATCCCTGACAAAGACGGTAAAACCATCCGTTGGTATGCCTTAATTGTGGGTTTGATTGATTTTGCCCTCATTGTTGCCGCTTTCTACTTGGGTTATGATTTCTCTAACCCTGACTTACAATTGGTAGAAAGTTATTCTTGGATACCACAAATAGATTTGAAGTGGTCTGTGGGGGCTGATGGTTTATCCATGCCTCTAATTATTTTGACGGGTTTTATTACCACTTTGGCGGCTTTGGCAGCATGGCCTGTTACCTTTAAACCCAGACTATTTTACTTTTTACTTTTAGCCATGTATGGTGGCCAAATTGCCGTGTTTGCAGTCCAGGATATGCTGTTATTCTTCCTGGTGTGGGAATTGGAGTTAATTCCGGTTTACCTACTGCTGGCTATTTGGGGTGGTAAAAAACGCCATTACGCAGCGACAAAGTTTATTCTCTACACTGCCGGCGGTTCGCTGTTTATTCTGCTTGGCTCTTTGACGATGGCTTTCTATGGTGATAATGTCACCTTTGATATGCAGTCACTCGCCCTCAAAGATTACGCCCTTAATCTGCAACTGTTACTATACGCTGGTTTCTTAATTGCCTATGCTGTTAAGTTACCTATTATCCCTCTGCATACTTGGCTACCAGATGCCCACGGTGAAGCTACCGCACCTGTGCATATGTTACTAGCAGGTATTCTGCTGAAAATGGGCGGTTATGCCTTAATTCGCATGAATGCCCAAATGTTGCCCGATGCTCACGCTTATTTTGCCCCGGTTTTGGTAATTTTGGGGGTAGTTAATATCATCTATGCGGCTTTAACGTCTTTTGCCCAACGCAACCTCAAACGCAAAATTGCCTACTCTTCAATATCCCACATGGGCTTTGTTACCATTGGTATTGCCTCTTTTACCGATTTAGGTTTAAGCGGTGCAGTTTTACAAATGGTATCTCACGGGTTAATTGGTGCTAGTTTGTTCTTCTTGGTTGGTGCAACTTATGACCGCACACACACCCTGATGTTAGATGAAATGGGTGGTGTTGGTAAACGGATGAAGAAGATTTTTGCGATGTTTACTACTTGTTCAATGGCTTCTTTAGCATTGCCAGGAATGAGTGGTTTTGTAGCAGAATTAATGGTGTTTGTGGGTTTTGCAACTAGCGATGCTTATAACCCCACATTTAAAGTCATCGTTATTTTCTTGATGGCAATTGGTGTGATTTTAACGCCGATTTATTTGCTGTCAATGTTGCGAGAAATATTCTACGGACAGGAAAACGAAGAGTTAGTTTCTCACCAAGCTTTAATTGATGCTGAACCCCGTGAGGTGTTTATCATTGCTTGTTTGTTAATTCCCATTATTGGGATTGGTTTTTATCCCAAGTTATTAACTCAAATGTACGATTCTACTACTGTACAATTGACGGAAAGATTACGGGATTCTGTTCCTACTTTGGCTGCTAAAAAAGCGGTGGAACAGGTTTCTTTAAGTGCGCCTGTAATTGGTGAATAG
- a CDS encoding type II toxin-antitoxin system Phd/YefM family antitoxin — protein MLTVNIDDIQKNLTSYLHQVAAGESIIIIQSGKPIAEIKPVSPTSSKLRPYGLCLKGRRNKLQDRLYKPHSS, from the coding sequence ATGCTAACAGTAAACATTGATGATATTCAAAAAAACCTCACCAGCTATCTTCACCAAGTAGCAGCAGGAGAAAGCATAATTATCATCCAATCTGGTAAACCAATAGCAGAAATAAAACCTGTTTCCCCAACATCTTCAAAACTCAGACCTTATGGTTTATGTCTGAAGGGGAGACGAAATAAGCTACAAGACAGACTCTATAAGCCTCATAGCTCTTAG
- a CDS encoding IS4 family transposase → MLPLFYQKHLKSQLSLAEYLFLKILVNILQSIKNVNLERLANGVPLPIKFESRRKRIQRFLSLPNLTIEKIWFPIIQEWLSIYFTKEKIIYVAIDRTNWNRINLFMVSVIWDKRAFPIYFKLLPKLGNSNISEQQQLLAKVMPLFQNYKVCVLGDREFCSVKLAKYLQSLGVYFCLRLKKNEFVEFEKDIFYELNSLGLAPGVSFFIKGVKVTKTRGFISFNVACKWKRKINGVSPKEGWFILTNFDSLELAIAAYKRRFDIEEMFRDFKKGGYNLEETNVTGERFISLVLLIAIAYSSATIQGQQIKRKGIQKYVSRIKEYGRTERRHSSFYIGLYGQTWVNFKEICMDMVMELMRLNRNKRKNYQQGLRAMRLIESVL, encoded by the coding sequence ATGTTACCCTTATTCTATCAAAAGCACTTAAAAAGTCAATTGAGTTTAGCAGAATATCTGTTCCTCAAAATTTTGGTGAACATCTTACAGTCAATTAAAAATGTGAATTTAGAAAGGTTAGCGAATGGCGTACCGTTACCAATTAAATTTGAAAGTAGAAGAAAAAGAATACAAAGATTTTTATCATTACCAAATCTAACAATTGAAAAAATTTGGTTTCCCATTATTCAGGAATGGTTATCAATATACTTTACCAAGGAAAAAATAATTTATGTAGCAATTGATAGAACCAATTGGAATCGAATAAATTTATTTATGGTGAGTGTAATTTGGGATAAAAGAGCATTTCCCATATATTTTAAATTATTGCCAAAATTAGGGAACAGTAACATATCTGAGCAACAACAGTTATTAGCGAAAGTAATGCCACTTTTTCAAAACTATAAGGTATGTGTATTAGGTGATAGAGAATTTTGTTCAGTAAAACTCGCTAAGTACCTTCAGAGCTTGGGTGTATACTTTTGCCTGCGATTAAAAAAGAACGAATTTGTAGAATTTGAAAAAGATATTTTTTATGAGCTAAATAGTCTTGGTTTAGCACCGGGCGTATCGTTTTTTATTAAAGGCGTGAAGGTAACAAAGACTCGTGGTTTCATCAGTTTTAATGTGGCGTGTAAATGGAAGCGTAAAATCAACGGAGTATCACCCAAAGAAGGGTGGTTTATCTTAACCAATTTTGATAGTCTGGAATTAGCTATTGCTGCATACAAAAGGAGATTTGATATAGAAGAAATGTTTAGAGATTTCAAAAAAGGAGGCTACAATTTAGAAGAGACTAATGTAACTGGTGAACGCTTTATTTCTCTGGTTTTATTAATAGCAATTGCTTACTCTTCCGCAACAATTCAAGGTCAACAAATCAAACGTAAAGGAATACAGAAATATGTTTCCCGCATCAAAGAATATGGTCGAACAGAACGGAGACATAGTAGTTTTTATATTGGATTATATGGTCAAACTTGGGTTAATTTCAAGGAAATTTGTATGGATATGGTCATGGAATTAATGAGATTAAATCGCAATAAACGTAAGAATTATCAACAAGGTCTAAGAGCTATGAGGCTTATAGAGTCTGTCTTGTAG
- a CDS encoding Uma2 family endonuclease, producing MVTQPLPVNISEVIYPDSDGQPMANNTEQFRWILVIQQNLDWLFADNPDVFVAGDLFWYPIEGKNYIVNAPDVMVVFGRPKGKRGSYLQWQENNIAPQVVFEILSPSNSQTEMERKLIFYERYGVEEYYIYNPQNNHLRGWLRTEDGLDVISEMENWVSPRLGIKFDLSGEELQIYRPDGNKFSSYLEISQLLEQEKQRAEQAETALAAERRKTQLLAEKLKALGVNPDEIE from the coding sequence ATGGTTACTCAACCTCTACCTGTAAATATATCAGAGGTCATCTACCCAGACAGTGATGGACAACCAATGGCTAATAATACAGAACAGTTTCGTTGGATATTAGTTATTCAACAAAATTTAGATTGGTTATTTGCAGATAACCCTGATGTTTTTGTGGCTGGTGATTTATTTTGGTATCCCATTGAAGGGAAAAATTATATAGTCAATGCACCAGATGTTATGGTTGTATTTGGACGACCAAAGGGTAAACGCGGTTCTTATTTACAATGGCAAGAAAATAATATTGCACCCCAGGTAGTTTTTGAAATTCTTTCTCCTAGTAATTCGCAAACCGAAATGGAGAGGAAATTGATATTTTATGAAAGATATGGAGTAGAAGAATATTATATTTACAATCCTCAAAATAATCATTTGAGAGGATGGTTAAGAACGGAAGATGGTTTAGATGTCATTTCGGAAATGGAAAATTGGGTTAGTCCCAGGTTAGGAATTAAGTTTGATTTATCAGGGGAAGAATTACAAATTTATCGTCCCGATGGGAATAAGTTTTCTTCATATCTGGAAATTTCTCAACTTCTGGAACAGGAAAAACAACGTGCTGAACAAGCAGAAACCGCTTTAGCCGCAGAAAGGAGAAAAACGCAACTTTTAGCTGAAAAATTAAAGGCTTTAGGTGTGAATCCTGATGAAATAGAGTGA